From Salvelinus namaycush isolate Seneca chromosome 9, SaNama_1.0, whole genome shotgun sequence:
ttctctggctggattggactctgagcgccgttctcagattgtttttttaaaatctgacacagcggttgcattaaggagaagtctcGCTAATTCTGTGAACACTTGTATCTTtatatcaatgtttattatgagtatttcttcaaaatcaccggatgttttggaatcaaaacattactgcacgtaacgtgCCAATggaaactgagatttttggatataaatatgcacattatcgaacaaaacatacatgtattgtgtaacatgtcctatgagtgtcatctgatgaagatcatcaagggttagtgattaatttgatctatatttctgctttttgtgactcctatctttggctgggaaaatgttgtgctttcgctgtaaagcatttaaatgggacacgatgggtagattaacaagatgtttatctttcatttgctgtattggacttgttaatgtgtgaaagttacatatttaaaaaaatatatttttgaatttcctgcgctgccttttcagtggaatgttgaCGAGGGGTTCCGCTAGAGCAACGcctgtcctagaaaggttaacctgttaacttctctaggatatgtagccagggaaaatgtagagcgccaaattcaaaaatgatataaaatcaaactttcattaaatcacacatgtaagataccaaattaaagctacactcgttgtgaatccagccaccatgtcagatttcaaaaaggcttttcggcgaaagcataagatgctattatctgatgatagcacaacagtaaacaaagagtgtagcatatttcaacactgcaggcacgacacaaaacgcagaaataaaatataaatcatgcctttgacgagattcttttgttggcactccaatatgtcccataaacatcacaaatggtcattttgttcgattaattccgtccatatatatccaaattgtcaatttatttggcgcggttgatccagaaaaaaaacagcttccaaattgcgcaaagtcactacaaaatatctctaaactttgccaaaacatttcaaactacttttgtaatacaacttaaggtatttgtaaacgttaataatcgatcaaattgaagacgggtctatctgttttcaatacaggagatcaacaaactaatgctacttttctagtcttgcgcaactctcaaacagtacacatgacgttacactgtttccaggtggtctcacttcttcattgcacaaaggaataacctcaacctatttccaaagagtggtgacatccagtggaagcggtaggaactgaaaacagggtgattagaaatccagtattccaataaactcattgaacagacagtgacttaaaaaaaaaaataataataataatggttagtcctcggggttttgcctgctacataagttctgttatacttacagacatgattcaaacagttttagaaacttcagtgttttctatccaaatctactaataatatgcatatcttatattctggggaggagtagaaggaagttgaaattgggcacgctatttatccaatagtgaatttgctgccccctatcctagagaagaaatgtcaaaataatatttACTTTCGACCAAGacactgttcctgtttcatgACTGAGATTTGTTAAATTCTTAAACCAattttaattccactaaattctgcaaattaacctatagactgATAAGCACGACCGGCTAACCGTTAATATCCTTAGTTGGCACTCTAATAATGTCTAACATCACGCAAACCTTTATTGCATTGGTAAGCGTTCGAAGCTGGGCACAGTGCTCAGTTTGAGTAGGCTACTAATATTGCCTGGGGTTGTTCGGCATGCAAAATGACTTGTAGCTCAATGTCAACACCATTATATGCAGTttgacactgaaggagaggatgCATCAGTTGACACAGGATGAAAGGTAGGCCTGTTTTTGGAAGGTAAAAATAATGTAATATgagccccccaaaaaatgtgaaCCGGTGATTCAATGCATGCAACATTTAGTTTGGGGTCCGTGGACTGATGCACTTCTATCTTTAACATTTGAATcggggaccacacacacacaccctttaagcCCCCTATGCTCCCACTTTCAAAGTCATTGAGATCTCTTCTAGCCCTGgaagccaaaataatgggcaactgggcattttatacatgaccctaagcatgatggaatgttaattgcttaattcaGGAACCACATCTGTGTGGAAGCAACTTCTTTCAAAATATGTTTCCCTCATGTACtcgtgttttctttattttggcagttacctgtatgtgtgcATAGGCTACTGATAATGTGTGCTCACATTATGCCAATATTgactctcttcttcctctcaaCAGGTGGCTGACATAAAGAGGGTGAACAACCTGATTCAGGAACAGGATATGTTTGCATTGAAATCAATCAAAATCCCTGTGAAGAAACACAGCTTATTGACTGAGGctaacacagaacacagaacctCAAATTCATCCACACCACCTCCCCAGCCACAGGACAGACCTACAGCCAGCTCCCCTGGTAGGCCACATCTACAGGAGTACACTGACTTCCTCAAGGAAGTGGATCATGACATCGAGAGACTGATTCAAACCACAGATAAACAGAATGAGGTATTTTTAGAGGCCGCGGAGCAGCCACAGAATTTGGGCTACAGAGGCCAGCGCTTGACCAGCTATGGAGCAGACTGGGGCATCCAGTGGTGGAACGCTGTGGTGGCCATGCTCCTGATAGGCATTATCCTGCCTGTCTTTTATGTTGTTTATATCAAAACACAAGATACTGGAGTGCCTGCTGCTGTAGCTACCTCAAACAGCTCAGGGACAGGCCTCATCACAGAAAGCACTAGGAGCACTTTTAGCAGCCAGGAAAGTGTCCCTCAGTCTGAACGAACCAAACACATAATACAGGGAAAGAATGTCTATGGACTTCATGCTTAATGTCACTTTAAATCCCAAACCAGTGTTCTGCTTAAAGGTCATCAAAGAAGTGTTGCCGTGTAACATTTCTTTACAAAAGATTGAAGTTGTAGTATGGATTTCTGTAAGTGTTTTATCACAGACATTGGACTTCATGGTTTCAGATGTTGTGTGCCTTATTAGATGTCTCACTTATCCAGTCAACGGTTCTTTGTGCTAATTATTTTGAAGACATTTTAACATGTTTGCTGTGTGACAACCTTACAACTGCAATTGAATATGGATATTCAGTTTCGGACTTGCTGCCTGTCCCAGTCTGAACTGATTGTAAAATATCTGTGTGTTTGTCCAAATGTAGTGCCATTTTATAGAGATGTTTgttttctttgcgaggcattggaaaacctccctggtgtgTGAGACAGAATCTGTCTGAAATTCAATGCTTGACTGAGGGTGGGGTACAgacatgaggtagtcatttaaaaaaaaaaatgtgttaaacactattgcacacaTTGAGTTTATGCAACttattgtgacttgttaagcaaatttctactcctgaacatacactgaacaaaaataaacgcaacatgtaaagtgttggtcccatgtttcatgagctgagagaaaagatcccagaaattttccatgtgcacaaaaagctTTTCTCTGAAAGTTtctacacaaatttgtttacatctgttagtgagcatttctcctacgctaagataatccatccacatgacaggtgtggcatatcaagaagcatgatcattacacaagtgcaccttgtgctggggacaaaaggccactctaaaatgtgcagttttgtgtcacaatgccacagaagttttaagggagtgtgcaattggtatgctgactacaggaatgtccaccagagctgttgccatataatttaatgttcatttctctaccaaagccacctccaacgttggtTTAGAGAATTTtctagtacgtccaaccggcttcacatccgcagaccaagtgtatggcgtcatgtgggcaagcagagtgccctatggtggggttatggtatgggcaggcataagctacggacaaacacaattgcatttttttaATGCagcgataccgtgacgagatcctgaggcccattgtcgtgccattcattagccgtcatcacctcatgtcgcaaggatctgtacacaattcctggaagttgaaaggccagttcttccatggtctgcatactcacccattgagcatgtttaggatACTCTGGATCTATtagtacgacagtgtgttccagttcctgctaatatccagcaacttcccacagccattgaagaggtgggataacattccacaggtcacaatcaacagcctgatcaactctatgcgaaggagatgttgcgctgcaataaggcaaatggtggtcacatcagatactgactggttttatgTTCCACGCCCCTACCTTATTTTAAGGTATCTGACTTATatgccttatatgaactgtaactctgtaatatctttgaaattgttgcatgttgcgtttatatttttctctatatttaggcttgccataaagtggttgaatacttattgacttgacatttcagcttttcattta
This genomic window contains:
- the LOC120053453 gene encoding lysM and putative peptidoglycan-binding domain-containing protein 4-like, translating into MRRGDLVPRAFQAPVDVHASVDGQVYMFRNGQPNDSAGSSEDEEFNVMALRPRGRQEPDQDRLGSLMLLERDVLVGDNLNKLALQYGCKVADIKRVNNLIQEQDMFALKSIKIPVKKHSLLTEANTEHRTSNSSTPPPQPQDRPTASSPGRPHLQEYTDFLKEVDHDIERLIQTTDKQNEVFLEAAEQPQNLGYRGQRLTSYGADWGIQWWNAVVAMLLIGIILPVFYVVYIKTQDTGVPAAVATSNSSGTGLITESTRSTFSSQESVPQSERTKHIIQGKNVYGLHA